From the Canis lupus baileyi chromosome 37, mCanLup2.hap1, whole genome shotgun sequence genome, one window contains:
- the LOC140626086 gene encoding LOW QUALITY PROTEIN: patched domain-containing protein 3-like (The sequence of the model RefSeq protein was modified relative to this genomic sequence to represent the inferred CDS: inserted 3 bases in 2 codons; deleted 1 base in 1 codon; substituted 2 bases at 2 genomic stop codons), whose product MSLSLSKVAPDAWREMEAKGEPEARAEKQEPQPEPQPEARREAEAHPGPTPGTAAAGRGRGAAVRETPCHTACPEAPVSRALGGLGREVGSQPCISLMVPMLLRAALGTGLRYLPSDTEGNLEEQCTPMGSPAKAERRFVQGHFTANDSHGFSNSRKSTGVNFVSILVASSTASLLQQEILEEISXLDTVVQYLYVAKENGTQIGYNGVCAKYQGACVPSNPLLSAWRMNKDLDLTNITFPVFNLSGQLNYLVGTIGGTFLGKRTGRNQLLVKAKAMWLLYYLKTEDVKDNELSKMWLIHFLNQSTNIEKSLASKKIQMVYFTSLSRQLEFEATSMTVIPLFHAAYLLIILFAITXCYRYNYVQNKMWAAAFGVISAALAVVSGFGLMLYIGVPFVTIVANSPFLILGVGVDDTFIMISAWQKTSAKDSVSQRLSTVYSKVAVSITITTISNVLAFYTGIMTSFRSVQYFCIYTGTTLLFCYFYNITCFGAFMALDGKREIVCLHWLKKPETPDQKCFSLKRYCCLPCDSLPHEQETDTHPMNLFFQDYFGPFLTRTESKFFVVLIYILYIIFSIYGCFQVQEGLDLQNLASDDSYITPYFNVEEDYFSEFGPRVMVIVTETFDYWDEDXQKLEKCLADLESSDYVDKNLTEFWLREYVQYMENRQNVNDKDTFMNSLPPFLTNFPLFMYDINVSSSNEIISSRGFIQTVDVCSSTNKKKMLFQLRSRAEKCEIPLMVYNQAFIYFDQYTAILENTVRNVIVASAAIMFIVSLLIPHPLCCLWVTFAIASVIVGVTGFIAFWNVNLDSISMINLVICIGFSFHFSAHISYAFVSSSKPSVNKKTIEALYLLGYPVLQSALSTVIGVCVLSVAKAYIFRTFFKIMFLVMLFGAAHGLIFIPVFLTFFXRFV is encoded by the exons ATGAGCCTCAGTCTCTCCAAGGTTGCGCCCGACGCCTGGCGGGAGATGGAGGCGAAGGGGGAGCCCGAGGCCAGGGCCGAGAAGCAGGAGCCGCAGCCGGAGCCGCAGCCTGAGGCCAGGCGGGAAGCCGAGGCCCATCCCGGGCCGACACCCGGCACAGCCGCCGCGGGACGTGGGCGCGGG GCAGCCGTCCGCGAGACCCCCTGCCACACCGCCTGCCCGGAGGCGCCCGTCAGCCGCGCCCTCGGAGGGCTGGGGCGGGAGGTGGGCTCGCAGCCCTGCATCTCCCTGATGGTGCCCATGCTGCTGAGGGCCGCTCTGGGCACAGGCTTGCGTTACTTGCCCAGCGATACCGAAGGAAACCTCGAGGAGCAGTGCACCCCCATGGGGAGCCCCGCCAAGGCTGAGCGGCGCTTTGTGCAGGGGCATTTCACCGCCAACGACTCTCACGGATTCTCCAACTCCAGGAAGAGCACCGGGGTCAATTTTGTCTCCATCCTAGTGGCTTCCAGCACTGCCTCGCTGCTGCAACAAGAAATCTTAGAAGAAATTA CATTGGACACCGTGGTGCAGTATCTTTATGTTGCCAAGGAAAACGGGACCCAGATTGGCTACAATGGGGTGTGCGCTAAATACCAGGGGGCCTGCGTGCCCTCCAACCCCCTCCTGTCCGCCTGGCGCATGAACAAGGACCTCGACCTGACAAACATCACTTTCCCGGTCTTCAACCTATCGGGTCAGCTCAACTACCTGGTGGGCACCATTGGAGGAACCTTTTTAGGCAAGAGGACGGGAAGGAACCAATTACTCGTGAAAGCCAAAGCCATGTGGCTACTGTACTACCTGAAAACTGAGGATGTGAAGGACAATGAGCTTAGCAAGATGTGGTTGATCCATTTCCTGAACCAATCTACCAACATTGAAAAGAGTTTGGCCTCAAAGAAGATCCAG ATGGTCTACTTTACATCACTTTCTAGACAACTGGAGTTTGAAGCAACCTCTATGACAGTGATCCCCTTGTTTCATGCGGCATACCTTCTAATCATATTATTTGCAATCACATAATGCTACAGATA TAACTATGTACAAAACAAAATGTGGGCTGCAGCCTTTGGGGTGATTTCTGCTGCCTTGGCAGTGGTGAGCGGCTTTGGCCTGATGTTGTATATTGGGGTGCCATTTGTAACCATAGTTGCAAATTCACCATTTCTTATTCTAG gtgTTGGGGTTGATGATACGTTTATTATGATTTCTGCTTGGCAGAAGACCAGCGCCAAGGACAGCGTGAGCCAGAGGCTGTCCACTGTCTATTCCAAGGTGGCAGTGTCTATAACAATTACCACCATTTCCAACGTCTTGGCCTTCTATACAGGGATTATGACCTCTTTCAGGTCTGTACAGTACTTTTGCATCTATACAGGAACAACTTtgctcttttgttatttttataacatcACCTGTTTTGGAGCATTTATGGCCCTGGATGGTAAAAGAGAAATAGTCTGTCTACACTGGTTGAAAAAGCCAGAAACTCCTGaccaaaaatgtttttcattaaaaagatacTGCTGTCTCCCATGTGATTCTCTCCCACATGAACAAGAAACTGATACCCATCCAATGAATTTGTTCTTTCAAGACTATTTTGGCCCTTTTCTCACACGCACTGAGTCCAAATTTTTTGTAGTGCTTATATACATTTTGTACATCATATTTAGTATTTATGGTTGTTTCCAAGTACAGGAAGGTTTAGACCTTCAAAATTTGGCAAGTGATGATTCCTACATCACACCATATTTTAATGTAGAAGAAGATTATTTTTCAGAGTTTGGTCCAAGGGTTATGGTTATTGTTACTGAAACTTTTGACTACTGGGATGAAGA GCAAAAGCTGGAAAAATGTCTGGCAGATTTGGAAAGCAGTGACTATGTAGATAAAAATCTTACAGAATTTTGGTTACGAGAGTATGTGCAATATATGGAAAACAGACAAAATGTAAATGATAAGGATACATTTATGAACAGTTTGCCTCCTTTTTTAACAAACTTTCCACTTTTTATGTATGATATTAATGTTTCATCATCAAATGAAATCATTTCTTCCCGGGGCTTCATTCAGACTGTGGATGTTTGTTCTTCAACCAATAAAAAGAAGATGTTATTCCAATTACGAAGCAGAGCTGAAAAATGTGAAATTCCACTAATGGTGTATAACCAGGCATTCATATATTTTGATCAGTACACTGCAATATTAGAAAACACTGTTCGAAATGTTATTGTTGCATCAGCTGCTATC AtgttcattgtttccttgttaattCCTCATCCACTGTGTTGCTTGTGGGTAACTTTTGCTATTGCTTCTGTGATTGTGGGAGTAACAGGTTTCATAGCATTCTGGAATGTCAATCTTGATTCCATATCCATGATTAATCTTGTTATTTGTATagggttttctttccatttttctgcacACATTTCTTACGCATTTGTTTCCAGTTCTAAGCCCTcagtaaacaaaaaaacaattgaGGCATTGTATCTGCTAGGCTACCCAGTGTTACAAAGTGCACTTTCAACAGtaataggggtgtgtgtgttatCTGTAGCTAAAGCATACATCTTCAggacattttttaagattatgtttCTTGTTATGCTATTTGGGGCTGCTCATGGCCTTATTTTTATCCCAgtattcttaacctttttttgaAGGTTTGTTTGA